A single region of the Lasioglossum baleicum unplaced genomic scaffold, iyLasBale1 scaffold0709, whole genome shotgun sequence genome encodes:
- the LOC143220301 gene encoding uncharacterized protein LOC143220301 encodes RINDIDAECSEDDQEIQDMENDNTENYGPFKTNSKTDEDEGNISNEVKLGSNPGSATGHIFRETSGPIGYSKRNTIEGEVGAAFSVIIYKNIIEHIRKCTEAVAFRVLGYKWEQPTAKLYAFFAIMYARGVYEAKDIDIALL; translated from the exons AgaataaatgatatcgatgcagaatgttctgaagATGATCAGGAAATTCAGGATATGGAAAATGACAATACCGAAAATTATGGTCCATTTAAAACCAACTCGAAGACGGATGAGGACGAAgggaatatttcgaac GAAGTAAAACTAGGGTCTAATCCTGGAAGCGCAACAGGTCATATTTTtagggaaacatcaggcccgaTTGGGTACAGTAAACGTAATACTATTGAAGGCGAAGTTGGGGCGGCATTTTCTgtgataatttataagaatataatCGAACATATAAGAAAGTGCACAGAAGCAGTGGCATTTAGAGTGCTGGGATATAAATGGGAACAGCCTACAGCAAAGTTAtatgcattttttgcaattatgtatGCACGCGGCGTATATGAGGCTAAGGATATTGATATAGCACTTCTATAG